One Bradyrhizobium zhanjiangense DNA segment encodes these proteins:
- the ybaK gene encoding Cys-tRNA(Pro) deacylase, translating into MSKVTPATRALEAAGVAFTVHTYDYDPDAASIGLQAASALGEDPARVLKTLMALVDGKPVCVVVPSDQEVSMKKLAVAAGGKSAQMMKPLEAERVTGYKVGGISPFGQRKPVRTVIDRRAMTQEQVYLNGGQRGLQVRLKPDDAREVLKAAVDDVIA; encoded by the coding sequence ATGTCCAAGGTCACCCCCGCCACGCGCGCGCTTGAAGCCGCCGGAGTTGCCTTCACCGTCCACACTTACGACTACGATCCCGACGCCGCGAGCATCGGCCTTCAGGCCGCCTCCGCGCTGGGTGAAGACCCGGCGCGCGTGTTGAAGACGCTGATGGCCTTGGTGGACGGTAAGCCGGTCTGCGTGGTTGTGCCGTCCGACCAGGAAGTCTCCATGAAGAAGCTCGCCGTCGCCGCGGGTGGCAAGTCGGCGCAGATGATGAAACCGCTCGAGGCCGAGCGTGTCACCGGGTACAAGGTCGGCGGCATCAGCCCGTTCGGGCAGCGCAAGCCGGTGCGCACTGTGATCGACCGGCGGGCCATGACGCAGGAACAGGTGTATCTCAACGGGGGCCAGCGCGGCTTACAGGTGCGGCTCAAGCCGGACGATGCGCGCGAGGTCCTCAAGGCAGCCGTGGACGACGTGATTGCCTGA
- a CDS encoding NADH-ubiquinone oxidoreductase-F iron-sulfur binding region domain-containing protein: MSHDVHKVRPFEHPGEGRRRAKATPKGRQVDPTAAHEIELLLGDRPRRRDLLIEYLHLIQDKYHQISAAHLAALADEMKLAFAEVFETATFYAHFDVVKEGEPDIAPLTIRVCDSLTCAMLGGEKLLQDLQSASGPGIRVVRAPCVGRCDTAPAAEVGHNFVDHATVANVMAAAKAGDTHAHLPKYIDYEAYLAGGGYKLLNRLRSGELPKDDLLKALDDASLRGLGGAGFPTGRKWRAVLGEPGPRLMAINGDEGEPGTFKDRFYLESDPHRFIEGMLIGAHVVQASDVYIYLRDEYPASREILEREIAKLPQGGPTLHMRRGAGAYICGEESSLLESIEGKRGLPRHKPPYPFQVGLFGLPTLINNIETLWWVRDIVEKGADWWKGHGRHERHGLRSFSVSGRVKNPGMKLAPAGTTVRELIEEYCGGMADGHQFYAYLPGGASGGILPASMDDIPLDFGTLEKYGCFIGSAAIVILSQKDSVRAAALNLMKFFEDESCGQCTPCRVGTQKAALLMQKPVWNRALLEELSQAMRDASICGLGQAASNPLTTVIKYFPDEFKDAAE, encoded by the coding sequence ATGAGCCACGACGTGCACAAGGTCCGCCCGTTCGAGCATCCCGGCGAGGGACGCCGACGCGCCAAGGCCACCCCCAAAGGGCGCCAGGTTGATCCGACCGCTGCGCACGAGATCGAGCTGTTGCTCGGCGACAGGCCGCGGCGGCGCGATCTGCTGATCGAATATCTGCACCTGATCCAGGACAAGTACCACCAGATTTCGGCTGCGCATCTGGCCGCGCTCGCCGACGAGATGAAGCTCGCCTTCGCCGAGGTGTTCGAGACGGCGACTTTCTATGCGCATTTCGACGTGGTGAAGGAAGGTGAGCCCGACATCGCGCCGCTGACGATCCGCGTCTGTGATTCGCTGACCTGCGCGATGCTCGGCGGCGAGAAGCTCCTGCAGGATTTGCAGAGCGCGTCGGGCCCTGGCATCCGCGTCGTGCGCGCGCCCTGCGTTGGCCGTTGCGATACCGCGCCTGCTGCTGAGGTCGGCCACAACTTCGTCGACCACGCCACCGTCGCCAATGTCATGGCGGCCGCGAAGGCCGGCGACACCCACGCGCATCTGCCGAAATATATCGATTACGAGGCCTACCTCGCCGGCGGCGGCTACAAGCTACTCAACCGCCTCCGCTCCGGCGAGCTGCCGAAGGACGATCTCTTGAAAGCGCTCGACGACGCTTCGCTCCGCGGTCTCGGCGGCGCAGGCTTCCCGACGGGGCGCAAATGGCGCGCGGTGCTCGGCGAGCCCGGGCCGCGGCTGATGGCGATCAACGGCGACGAGGGCGAGCCCGGCACGTTCAAGGATCGATTCTATCTCGAAAGCGATCCGCATCGCTTCATCGAGGGCATGCTGATCGGCGCGCATGTGGTGCAGGCCTCCGACGTCTACATCTATCTGCGCGACGAATATCCGGCCTCACGCGAGATCCTCGAACGCGAGATCGCCAAGCTCCCGCAGGGCGGTCCGACGCTGCATATGCGCCGCGGCGCTGGTGCCTATATCTGCGGCGAGGAATCCTCGCTGCTGGAGAGCATCGAGGGCAAGCGCGGCCTGCCCAGGCACAAGCCGCCTTACCCGTTCCAGGTCGGCCTGTTCGGCCTGCCGACGCTGATCAACAACATCGAGACGCTGTGGTGGGTGCGCGACATCGTCGAGAAGGGCGCCGACTGGTGGAAGGGTCATGGCCGCCACGAGCGTCACGGCCTGCGCAGCTTCTCGGTCTCGGGTCGCGTCAAGAATCCCGGCATGAAGCTGGCGCCTGCCGGCACCACCGTGCGTGAGCTGATCGAGGAATATTGCGGCGGCATGGCCGACGGCCATCAGTTCTACGCGTACCTGCCGGGCGGTGCGTCCGGCGGCATCCTGCCGGCGTCGATGGACGACATCCCGCTCGATTTCGGCACGCTGGAAAAATACGGCTGCTTCATCGGCTCCGCCGCGATCGTGATTCTGTCGCAGAAGGACAGCGTGCGCGCAGCGGCGTTGAACCTGATGAAGTTCTTCGAGGACGAGAGCTGCGGTCAGTGCACACCGTGCCGCGTCGGAACCCAGAAAGCGGCGCTGCTGATGCAGAAGCCGGTCTGGAACCGGGCCTTGCTGGAAGAATTGAGCCAAGCGATGCGCGATGCCTCGATCTGCGGGCTCGGACAGGCGGCATCGAATCCGCTGACCACCGTGATCAAATATTTCCCTGACGAGTTCAAGGACGCGGCCGAATGA
- the fdhF gene encoding formate dehydrogenase subunit alpha, with translation MTKITFELDGKQVEAKPGETIWQVAQRQGREIPHLCYSPAPDYRPDGNCRACMVEIEGERVLAASCKRTPSVGMKVKTESARAVAAQKMVMELLVADQPARETSHDPDSKFWHWAETTGVTESRFPAAERWATDASHPAMRVNLDACIQCGLCVRACREVQVNDVIGMAYRNAGAKIVFDFDDPMGESTCVACGECVQACPTGALMPAVMLDDKQTRVTYADKKVDSLCPFCGVGCQVTYEVKDEKVIYAEGRDGPANHNRLCVKGRFGFDYIHHPHRLTKPLVRLPNAKKDANDQVDPANPFTHFREASWEEALDIAAKGLVKIRDEKGAKALAGFGSAKGSNEEAYLFQKLVRTGFGSNNVDHCTRLCHASSVAALFEGLSSGAVSAPFAAAMDAEVIWVIGANPTVNHPVAATYIKNAAKNGAKLFVMDPRRQSLSRHATKHLQFKPGSDVAMLNAMINTIITEGLTDDQYIAGYTEGFEELKGKIKEFTPERMEPICGIPAQTLREVARTYARAKSSMIFWGMGISQHVHGTDNARCLIALALITGQVGRPGTGLHPLRGQNNVQGASDAGLIPMFLPDYQPVGRDDMRGAFEKLWGQDLDPVRGLTVVEIMNAIHAGEIKGMYIEGENPAMSDPDLQHAREALAMLDHLVVQDLFVTETAFHADVILPASAFAEKEGSFTNTDRRVQLARQVIKPPGDARQDLWIIQEIGKRMGLPWNYSGPGDVYTEMAELMPSLKNISWERLVREGAVTYPADAPDKPGNEIIFTTGFPTASGRGKIVPAKVIPPDELPDAEYPMVLSTGRVLEHWHTGSMTRRAQVLDQIEPEAVAFMSPKDMRKKRLAPGDFIRLETRRGAVEVKVRSDRDVPENMVFMPFCYAEAAANLLTNPALDPFGKIPEFKFCAARAERVEMRDAAE, from the coding sequence ATGACCAAGATTACGTTCGAGCTTGACGGCAAGCAGGTCGAGGCCAAACCCGGCGAGACGATCTGGCAGGTGGCCCAGCGCCAGGGCCGCGAGATCCCGCACCTCTGCTATTCGCCCGCACCCGATTATCGGCCCGACGGCAACTGCCGCGCCTGCATGGTCGAGATCGAGGGCGAGCGCGTGCTGGCGGCGTCCTGCAAGCGCACGCCATCGGTCGGCATGAAGGTGAAGACCGAGAGTGCGCGCGCCGTCGCCGCGCAGAAAATGGTGATGGAGCTGCTCGTCGCCGACCAGCCGGCGCGCGAGACCTCGCACGATCCGGATTCGAAGTTCTGGCACTGGGCCGAGACCACCGGTGTCACCGAGAGCCGCTTCCCCGCCGCCGAGCGCTGGGCGACGGATGCCAGCCATCCGGCGATGCGCGTCAATCTCGATGCCTGCATCCAGTGCGGCCTGTGCGTGCGCGCCTGCCGCGAAGTCCAGGTCAACGATGTCATCGGCATGGCCTACCGCAATGCCGGCGCCAAGATCGTGTTCGACTTCGACGATCCCATGGGCGAGTCGACCTGCGTCGCCTGCGGCGAATGCGTGCAGGCCTGCCCGACCGGCGCGTTGATGCCGGCCGTGATGCTCGACGACAAGCAGACCCGCGTCACCTATGCCGACAAGAAAGTGGATTCGCTGTGCCCGTTCTGCGGCGTCGGCTGCCAGGTGACCTACGAGGTCAAGGACGAGAAGGTGATCTATGCGGAGGGCCGCGACGGCCCCGCCAATCACAACCGTCTCTGCGTCAAGGGCCGCTTCGGCTTCGACTACATCCACCATCCGCATCGTCTGACCAAGCCGCTGGTGCGGCTGCCGAATGCGAAGAAGGACGCCAACGACCAGGTTGATCCGGCCAATCCCTTCACCCATTTCCGTGAAGCGAGCTGGGAAGAAGCGCTCGACATCGCGGCCAAGGGCCTGGTCAAGATCCGCGACGAGAAGGGCGCGAAGGCGCTGGCGGGCTTCGGCTCGGCCAAGGGCTCGAACGAAGAGGCCTATCTGTTCCAGAAGCTGGTGCGCACCGGCTTCGGCTCCAATAACGTCGATCACTGCACGCGGCTCTGCCACGCTTCGTCAGTCGCCGCACTTTTCGAAGGCCTGAGCTCGGGCGCGGTGTCGGCGCCGTTTGCTGCAGCGATGGATGCCGAGGTCATTTGGGTGATCGGCGCCAATCCGACCGTGAACCACCCGGTCGCGGCGACCTACATCAAGAACGCAGCGAAGAACGGCGCCAAGCTGTTCGTGATGGATCCGCGCCGGCAGTCGCTGTCGCGTCACGCGACCAAGCATCTGCAGTTCAAGCCGGGCTCCGACGTTGCGATGTTGAACGCGATGATCAACACGATCATCACCGAAGGCCTGACCGACGACCAGTACATCGCGGGCTACACCGAAGGCTTCGAGGAGCTCAAGGGGAAGATCAAGGAATTCACGCCGGAGAGGATGGAGCCGATCTGCGGCATCCCGGCGCAGACGCTGCGCGAGGTCGCACGAACCTATGCGCGCGCGAAATCGTCGATGATCTTCTGGGGCATGGGCATCAGCCAGCACGTCCACGGCACCGACAATGCGCGCTGCCTGATTGCGCTGGCGCTGATCACCGGCCAGGTCGGCCGTCCCGGCACCGGCCTGCATCCGCTGCGCGGCCAGAACAACGTGCAGGGCGCCTCCGATGCCGGCCTGATCCCGATGTTCCTGCCGGACTATCAGCCGGTCGGCCGCGACGACATGCGCGGCGCTTTCGAGAAGCTGTGGGGCCAGGATCTCGATCCGGTGCGCGGCCTGACCGTGGTCGAGATCATGAACGCGATCCATGCCGGCGAGATCAAGGGCATGTACATCGAGGGCGAGAACCCCGCGATGTCCGACCCCGATCTCCAGCATGCCCGCGAAGCGCTCGCCATGCTCGATCATCTCGTGGTGCAGGATCTCTTCGTCACCGAGACCGCGTTCCACGCCGACGTGATCCTGCCAGCCTCGGCCTTTGCCGAGAAGGAGGGCTCCTTCACCAACACCGATCGCCGCGTGCAGCTCGCACGTCAGGTGATCAAGCCGCCCGGTGACGCGCGGCAGGATCTCTGGATCATCCAGGAGATCGGCAAGCGCATGGGGCTGCCGTGGAATTATTCCGGCCCCGGCGACGTCTACACCGAGATGGCGGAGCTGATGCCGTCGCTGAAAAACATCAGCTGGGAACGGCTGGTGCGCGAAGGCGCGGTCACCTATCCGGCCGACGCTCCCGATAAGCCCGGCAACGAGATTATCTTCACCACGGGCTTCCCGACCGCGAGCGGCCGCGGCAAGATCGTACCGGCCAAGGTGATTCCGCCGGACGAGCTGCCCGACGCCGAATATCCGATGGTGCTGTCGACCGGCCGCGTGCTCGAGCACTGGCACACCGGCTCGATGACGCGCCGCGCGCAAGTGCTCGACCAGATCGAGCCCGAGGCCGTCGCGTTCATGTCACCGAAGGACATGCGCAAGAAGAGGCTCGCGCCAGGCGACTTCATTCGCCTGGAGACCCGCCGCGGCGCCGTCGAGGTCAAGGTGCGCTCCGACCGCGACGTGCCAGAGAACATGGTGTTCATGCCGTTCTGCTACGCAGAGGCGGCGGCGAACCTGTTGACCAATCCGGCGCTCGATCCCTTCGGCAAGATCCCGGAGTTCAAGTTCTGCGCGGCCAGGGCGGAGCGCGTGGAGATGCGCGACGCGGCGGAGTAG